Proteins encoded together in one Psilocybe cubensis strain MGC-MH-2018 chromosome 8, whole genome shotgun sequence window:
- a CDS encoding putative alpha-galactosidase B, which yields MFSISFWAVTLGLVAFNVNNPVNAINNGVARLPSHVECLPGTRSLLNTNALGTDANNEPSAYSQCNIDENLLLTTAKLMKSLGLQAAGYNFVNIDDCYAEKNRTASGDIQEGKLCIEQPFSVMFCPTDFKVTIRQSSLQEWDGQAQSTDPCSWIYSDSGWFTCAGYPGSFMNEVRDATTFAKWGFDYLKYDNCAIPYDDIIKQGIVGKYQRMADALAQVSKTFNRPFVFSLCEWGWTTGDIAPQWNSLASIINFNSFITQATDFYGRNDLDMLQLGNGGLTFEESKSHFTAWALMKSPLLIGTNLSAITPDILEILTNREILAINQDPVEGTSISPFRWGINPDWTSNSTHPAQYWSGPSENGTVFMLLNTLDTPSTMFFNLTESPFIRAGRQYSVRDLWSHTNNGTAVRNFTATDVPPHGVVALLLKDAGDEPAGLFPACSVWWQCTDKNGTHVGG from the exons ATGTTCTCTATCTCTTTCTGGGCCGTAACACTCGGCCTCGTCGCTTTCAATGTCAACAATCCTGTCAACGCTATCAACAACGGCGTAGCGCGCTTGCCAAGTCA CGTGGAATGCCTACCAGGTACTCGATCGCTTTTGAATACAAATGCCCTCGGCACCGACGCTAATAATGAACCTTCCGCATATTCACAGTGCAACATCGATGAAAATCTGTTGTTGACGACCGCGAAACTCATGAAGTCGTTGGGTCTCCAG GCGGCCGGCTACAATTTTGTCAACATAGACGACTGCTACGCTGAGAAAAACCGAACTGCCAGTGGTGATATTCAGGAAGGCAAgctttgcattgagcaaccGTTCTCAGTGATGTTCTGCCCTACTGATTTCAAGGTTACTATCAGACAAAGTTCGCTTCAAGAATGGGATGGTCAAGCTCAATCAACAGATCCATGCTCTTGGATT TACAGCGATTCCGGATGGTTCACATGTGCAGGATATCCTGGATCTTTCATGAACGAAGTTCGAGATGCTACTACCTTCGCCAAGTGGGGATTTGACTATTTGAA GTACGACAATTGTGCTA TTCCTTACGACGACATCATTAAACAAGGCATAGTCGGAA AGTATCAACGCATGGCCGATGCTCTGGCCCAAGTTAGCAAGACTTTCAACAGGCCGTTTGTCTTCTCGTTGTGTGAATGGGGCTGG ACTACTGGAGACATCGCTCCCCAGTGGAACTCTCTTGCCTCCATTATCAACTT CAACTCGTTCATTACTCAAGCCACTGACTTCTATGGCCGCAATGATCTGGACATG CTTCAACT CGGGAATGGCGGCTTGACTTTTGAAGAATCAAAGTCGCACTTCACCGCGTGGGCATTGATGAAGTCGCCACTCCTC ATCGGGACCAAC CTGTCGGCCATCACACCTGATATTCTGGAAATCTTAACCAACCGAGAGATTCTCGCCATTAATCAAGATCCTGTCGAAGGAACCAGTATCTCTCCCTTCCGTTGGGGAATCAAC CCGGACTGGACAAGCAATAGCACGCACCCAGCTCAATATTGGAGTGGACCTTCCGAAAACGGAACCGTGTTTATGCTG CTCAACACGCTTGACACTCCATCCACGATGTTCTTCAACTTGACCGAATCTCCTTTCATTCGAGCAGGTCGCCAATACTCCGTTAGG GACCTTTGGTCACACACCAACAACGGCACGGCTGTAAGAAACTTCACGGCAACGGATGTACCACCTCACGGTGTTGTGGCTTTGTTGTTGAAAGACGCCGGCGACGAACCTGCGGGACTTTTCCCTGCCTGCAGCGTCTGGTGGCAATGCACAGACAAGAACGGTACTCACGTTGGTGGATAA